In Taeniopygia guttata chromosome 2, bTaeGut7.mat, whole genome shotgun sequence, one genomic interval encodes:
- the THNSL1 gene encoding threonine synthase-like 1, with amino-acid sequence MFHIFQYQPLRLITQNSLSSMCLKLMLSRPVAFAQIWKSWFSSHSLLGKKNIILMGPPGAGKTTTGRIVGQKLDCPVIDIDDDVLETTWNMSVSEKLQDVGYEEFLEEEGKALLKFSASGSVISLSGSNPMHAAGMQHIKKNGIVVYLDVPTTVIMRRLKSKQMDRIVGLSPGISLKDILQFRKQFYKRWFDIRVLCGGDVAAEVVAEKVLDAVKRYQDSELETFISTRSSSTARSTEEDSHKLYFSDVVIQGLALDGGLFVPERGLPKFTAEEWQGLIEATYIERAQVILEKCIHPADIPASKLAEIIETAYGENFSCSKVAPVRHLAGNQFLLELFHGPTASFKDFALQLMPHLFAYCIPRSCNYLILVATSGDTGSAVLDGFSRLHDADKQRIALVNFFPEDGVSPIQKSQMIGCQKENAWSVGVKSDFDFCQTAIKQIFTNSDFTGFLTVEYGTALAAANSINWARLLPQIVYHASAYLDLIHQGIISFGSPVDICIPTGNFGNMLAAFYAKMMGIPIRKCICASNENNVLTEFIRTGVYDLRGRKLISSFSPAVDILKSSNLERYLHLIGNEDGQLVTQLFNQLENQGHFQLRKDLLGKLQQDLVAGWCSDEDCLAAIHSVYSTTGYILDTHTAVAKVVADRLQDRTCPIIISSTAHYSKFAPAILRALRIAEINQNPLSQLHLLSSYSALPPIHWGLLETLKKTGNGDHQVCAADISVLMSHIETLIQNHFMKVF; translated from the coding sequence ATGTTTCACATTTTTCAGTATCAGCCTTTAAGACTAATAACCCAAAACAGTCTTTCTAGCATGTGTTTAAAACTGATGCTTTCAAGACCTGTTGCATTTGCACAGATATGGAAGTCATGGTTCTCAAGTCATTCTcttcttggaaagaaaaatattatcctGATGGGACCTCCAGGTGCTGGGAAAACAACGACTGGGAGAATAGTGGGTCAGAAACTGGATTGCCCTGTCATAGACATAGATGATGATGTCCTTGAAACAACCTGGAATATGAGTGTGTCAGAAAAACTGCAGGACGTTGGTTATGAGGAATTTttagaggaagaaggaaaagccCTGTTGAAGTTCTCGGCATCTGGAAGTGTAATTTCCCTTAGTGGGTCCAATCCAATGCATGCTGCTGGCATGCAGCacataaagaaaaatggaaTAGTTGTGTATCTGGATGTGCCCACAACAGTCATTATGAGGAGGCTGAAATCAAAGCAAATGGATCGTATAGTGGGCCTGTCTCCTGGTATTTCTCTCAAAGACATACTTCAGTTTAGGAAGCAGTTCTACAAAAGGTGGTTTGACATCCGTGTTCTTTGTGGAGGGGATGTTGCAGCAGAGGTTGTAGCAGAAAAGGTACTTGATGCTGTGAAGAGATACCAAGACTCAGAACTGGAAACTTTCATTTCAACGAGGTCTAGTAGTACTGCAAGGAGTACAGAAGAAGACTCTCACAAATTATATTTCAGTGATGTTGTTATTCAGGGCTTAGCCCTTGATGGAGGACTCTTTGTTCCTGAGAGAGGGCTTCCAAAATTCACTGCTGAAGAATGGCAAGGTCTGATAGAAGCAACTTACATTGAAAGAGCCCAGGTGATACTAGAAAAATGCATACATCCTGCTGATATTCCTGCTTCTAAGCTGGCAGAAATTATTGAAACTGCTTATGGAGAAAACTTTAGTTGTTCTAAAGTTGCCCCAGTTAGGCATCTGGCAGGTAATCAGTTCCTTCTTGAGTTATTTCATGGACCAACAGCATCATTTAAAGATTTTGCATTACAGTTGATGCCACATTTGtttgcctactgcattcccagaagCTGCAATTACTTGATTCTGGTAGCTACTTCGGGGGACACAGGGAGTGCTGTTCTAGACGGCTTTAGTCGTCTCCATGATGCTGATAAACAGAGAATTGCTCTggtcaatttttttcctgaggatgGAGTAAGCCCAATTCAAAAATCACAAATGATTGGCTGTCAGAAGGAAAATGCTTGGTCCGTGGGTGTCAAATCAGATTTTGATTTTTGCCAGACAGCTATAAAGCAAATCTTTACTAATTCTGATTTTACTGGCTTTCTTACAGTAGAATATGGAACAGCTTTAGCTGCAGCAAACTCCATAAACTGGGCACGACTGCTTCCTCAGATAGTTTATCATGCCTCTGCATACCTTGATCTCATTCATCAAGGTATTATTTCTTTTGGAAGCCCTGTAGATATTTGCATTCCTACGGGAAACTTTGGCAACATGTTAGCTGCTTTCTATGCTAAAATGATGGGAATTCCTATTAGGAAATGTATTTGTGCTTCCAATGAAAACAATGTTTTGACTGAATTCATAAGAACAGGTGTTTATGACTTGaggggaagaaaattaatttccagttTTTCACCAGCAGTAGATATTTTGAAGTCCTCCAATCTTGAGCGATACTTACACCTGATTGGTAATGAAGATGGACAACTGGTGACACAATTATTTAATCAGCTGGAAAATCAGGGCCACTTCCAGCTGCGGAAAGATCTACTTGGAAAGCTTCAGCAGGACTTAGTGGCTGGCTGGTGCTCTGATGAGGACTGTCTGGCTGCTATTCACTCTGTGTACAGTACTACAGGATATATTTTGGATACACACACAGCTGTTGCTAAAGTAGTTGCAGATCGATTACAAGATAGAACTTGTCCAATTATTATTTCATCTACAGCTCATTATTCTAAGTTTGCACCTGCTATCTTGAGGGCCTTGAGGATTGCAGAAATAAATCAGAATCCATTAAGTCAGCTTCACTTGCTGAGTTCTTACAGCGCTCTGCCTCCAATCCACTGGGGCCTATTGGAGACCCTGAAGAAGACAGGAAATGGGGATCACCAGGTCTGTGCTGCTGATATAAGTGTGCTGATGTCCCATATAGAAACCTTAATTCAAAATCATTTCATGAAAGTTTTTTGA
- the ENKUR gene encoding enkurin isoform X2: MGPAKVAVPAPSDFLQKHSKEPKLAPKKKEENGKKLIPLSVPPRTYHPITRIKKNFINRNAVAVITGEPKKPRHFCVDTRQGDKYLLEPSGLFPKYIKKKNYGVLPKYVTRRNEEMKREEEEYQASVLDQLKKKAMKALSEEERTNVLKALKKNWEEINHAYQGLPIVTDTLYKKMHKEELELKLNQLEHDIAAIEKHKTVYIANV; the protein is encoded by the exons ATGGGGCCAGCGAAAGTTGCAGTGCCAGCTCCAAGTGATTTTCTGCAGAAACATTCCAAGGAACCCAAGCTAGCACCAA aaaagaaggaagaaaatggtaaaaaacTGATTCCATTATCAGTGCCACCCAGGACATACCACCCAATTACTCgcattaaaaagaattttataaATAGAAATGCAGTTGCTGTTATAACGGGAGAGCCTAAAAAGCCTCGACATTTTTGTGTTGATACAAGACAGGGAGATAAATATCTCCTTGAACCTTCAGGACTTTTTccaaaatacattaaaaaaaag AATTATGGTGTTTTACCAAAATACGTGACACggagaaatgaagaaatgaagagagaggaggaagaatACCAGGCCAGTGTTTTGGACCAACTCAAGAAGAAAGCCATGAAAGCTCTATCTGAAGAAGAAAGGACAAATGTTCTGAAG GCACTGAAAAAGAACTGGGAAGAAATAAATCATGCATATCAGGGTCTTCCAATAGTAACAGACACCTTGTACAAGAAGATGCATAAAGAAGAGCTGGAATTAAAGCTGAACCAGCTGGAGCATGACATAGCAGCAATTGAGAAGCATAAAACTGTCTACATTGCAAATGTGTAA
- the ENKUR gene encoding enkurin isoform X1, which yields MAAQSAQEGACEPPPRPRQPGKSDGYISKLRELVKHEAEKNKSQWKTMGPAKVAVPAPSDFLQKHSKEPKLAPKKKEENGKKLIPLSVPPRTYHPITRIKKNFINRNAVAVITGEPKKPRHFCVDTRQGDKYLLEPSGLFPKYIKKKNYGVLPKYVTRRNEEMKREEEEYQASVLDQLKKKAMKALSEEERTNVLKALKKNWEEINHAYQGLPIVTDTLYKKMHKEELELKLNQLEHDIAAIEKHKTVYIANV from the exons ATGGCCGCGCAGAGTGCCCAGGAGGGCGCCTGTGAGCCCCCGCCCCGACCGAGGCAACCCGGCAAGTCTGACGG GTATATATCCAAACTTAGAGAACTTGTGAAACatgaagcagagaaaaataaatctcagtGGAAAACTATGGGGCCAGCGAAAGTTGCAGTGCCAGCTCCAAGTGATTTTCTGCAGAAACATTCCAAGGAACCCAAGCTAGCACCAA aaaagaaggaagaaaatggtaaaaaacTGATTCCATTATCAGTGCCACCCAGGACATACCACCCAATTACTCgcattaaaaagaattttataaATAGAAATGCAGTTGCTGTTATAACGGGAGAGCCTAAAAAGCCTCGACATTTTTGTGTTGATACAAGACAGGGAGATAAATATCTCCTTGAACCTTCAGGACTTTTTccaaaatacattaaaaaaaag AATTATGGTGTTTTACCAAAATACGTGACACggagaaatgaagaaatgaagagagaggaggaagaatACCAGGCCAGTGTTTTGGACCAACTCAAGAAGAAAGCCATGAAAGCTCTATCTGAAGAAGAAAGGACAAATGTTCTGAAG GCACTGAAAAAGAACTGGGAAGAAATAAATCATGCATATCAGGGTCTTCCAATAGTAACAGACACCTTGTACAAGAAGATGCATAAAGAAGAGCTGGAATTAAAGCTGAACCAGCTGGAGCATGACATAGCAGCAATTGAGAAGCATAAAACTGTCTACATTGCAAATGTGTAA